CGTTCTACACTTTAGAAGCAGGGAGTTGATAACGATGAAGATAGGAGTAATCAGTGATACTCACGGCAGTTTGACTGCTTGGCAGCAGGCCTTGGCTGGACCGTTTGCTGATGTGGATTTTATCATCCATACCGGCGATGTGCTTTACCACGGAGCCCGCAATCCGCTGCCAGAAGGCTATGCACCGGCAGACTTAGCGGAAGCGATTAATGCCTGTAAGCTTCCCATCATGATTGTCAAGGGCAACTGCGACAGCGAAGTAGACCAGATGGTCCTTAACGTGCCCCTCCAATCACCCTTCCTCATTACCGACCAGCCGGTGGGGCGCATACTCGCAACCCACGGCCACTACTATGATGAGGCTCAGACTCTGGTTTTAGCTGAGCGGTACCAGATTGAGATCTGGATCAGTGGGCACACCCATGTACCTGTTCTGGAGCGCACAGGAAACACGATTTTCCTAAATCCGGGCAGCTGCTCACTGCCCAAAGGTGAAGAGCCCCGCAGCTGTGTGGCGGTAATCACCGCTGATGAGCTCCAGCTGATTGATTTAAATACTAAATCAGTCTATAAATCACTGCAAAGATAAGTAAAGCAGCCGTGTTTGGCTGCTTTTTTTTAGGCAAAGCTGGCAATCTGGGCCCTGCCTGCATCTTTATGAAACAGCTGCGCTGCCAGAGCGACTGCTGCAGAAGCTGTCTGCTGATTTTGATCTAACCGGGGATTGAGTTCGACGATGTCCATGGATGTAATGATGTCTGCTCTGC
The nucleotide sequence above comes from Bacillota bacterium. Encoded proteins:
- the yfcE gene encoding phosphodiesterase; the protein is MKIGVISDTHGSLTAWQQALAGPFADVDFIIHTGDVLYHGARNPLPEGYAPADLAEAINACKLPIMIVKGNCDSEVDQMVLNVPLQSPFLITDQPVGRILATHGHYYDEAQTLVLAERYQIEIWISGHTHVPVLERTGNTIFLNPGSCSLPKGEEPRSCVAVITADELQLIDLNTKSVYKSLQR